A segment of the Marispirochaeta aestuarii genome:
GATTTTTTCTGAGTTGACAATCTCTTCGGGTAGAAAGTCGTTAACCTCATCATAGGTGATCTTCTTTTTCTTTTTTGCGTATTCCAAAAGCTTGGTAATAGCTGGATCATTGATCAGCTCTGTCATGCCTGTCTCACCCTTAGTTTCTGCAATTCATCGGTCAGGTACATTTTCTCTGTCAGTAAACTCTTCAGCTCTTCACGGGAGACGCCATTGCGTTCGGCCCTGTCCAGCGCCCGAATAACATCCTTCTGTCTTCGGGCAAGCGCTCCGTACCTGACCCTGCGCAGTGCTTCCTGAAGAACCAGTTTTGGATCGGGTCCAAGTTCGCCCGAAAAAGCTTTATCAAAAATCAAGCCTCGAACTTCTTCATTATCGACATTTTGGGCAATAGCATTCATATCCAGTTCGTCCCGCCTGAAGGCATCTTCCAGAATAATAAACAGCTGTCGTGCGCGGGCATCCTTCAGGTCGTCTGCGTTAACATACTGCCGGATAAAGGGGAAATGCTCGGGGTAAGCAGCTGCACCTAACATGAGGAAAAGATCCGAACCAATTCGCTCCGGATCTTTCTGCTCCCGCGGAACCTCTCGAGACGGCGTAGTTTTTTGCGAAAGATCAGCAGTTAGTGCAGTAACGTTGACCTCCAACATATCGGACAGGCGTCCAAGGTACCCGTCCCGTTTAACAGCTGAGTCCTGCGCCTCTATAAAGGGTGCAAGATCGGAAAGAATGCGGTGCTTTCCTTCCGGGGTGCCTGCGGAAAAACGGGCCATGGCCTTTTCCACAAGATAATCAAGGCTATTTATAGTATATTGTAATAATTTTTGCAACGCCTGACCACCCTCTTTTTCAAGGATATCCGCGGGATCTTTTCCTCCGGCGACAGCGGCTATGGATGTCTCGATACCGGACTTTGCACAGAGAACAATCGATTTGGCTGCGGCGGCCTGACCGGCGTCATCATTGTCGAAAAGAAGGATGCCCCTGTCTGCATAGCGTTTTAAAAGATTCGCCTGGTCCTGGGTGAAGGAAGTACCCAGGGGTGCCAGGGACTCAGGGATTCCGGCCTGGTAAAGGGCCATCACATCCATATACCCTTCGCAGAGAAAGAAACGACCTGAACTGCGAACAGCCTTTACTGCTTTATCAAGACCGAAGAGGGTTCTGCTCTTCCTGAAGATCGGGGTCTCCGGGCTGTTCAGGTATTTGGGTCCCTCCCCCTCCAGCAGTCGTCCTCCGAAGGCTATTACTCTGCCCTGGGTCGAGGCTATGGGGATTATAAGGCGGTTGCGAAAAAGAGGATACCGGGAATCGTTGCGGGAGAAGAGTCCGGATTCCGCCAGAAAGTCAGAGGAGTATCCCTTTTTTTTCAGGAAATCATACAGCCAGTTGGGGTCCTGAGGAGCGTATCCCAGCTGAAAGGTATCGATTATATCATCAGAAAAACCCCGGGCATACAGATAGTCCAGGGCTTTTTTCCCCGTTCCTGTTTCCTTCAGAAGATAGTGAAAACTCCGGGTTACTCCGGCGTAAAGATCAAAGAGCGCTCCCACCCTGCTCTGGTTTTGCCTGTCCTTTTCCTCCAGGATCTCGACCCCTGCCCGCTGTCCGAGGTAATGCACAGCCTCGGAAAAATTCAGGCTCTCCATCTCCATGACGAACTGAAAAAGGTTTCCTCCCTTGTGGCAGCCGAAGCAGTAGAAGAGCTTCTTTTCTTCATTCACCGAAAAGGAGGGGGTTTTTTCCGAATGGAAGGGACATAAACCGCTGTACTGACCGCCGGAAAACCTGAGGCTTGTATACTCGGATACAAGATCCACCATGGAGGTTTTGTCGCTTATCTCATTGATTACCGCGTGGGAAATAGCCATGCCGATTTATCTGCCCTTTATATAAAGCTGCTTGGCCTGGTTGTGTTCCGACAGGGTAGTTGTAAAGCGATGGCGTCCGATCTCGGGGTCCTCCACGAGAAAGTAGAGATAATCCGTATCCGCAGGAGAAAAGGCGGATTGCAGCGCTGTTCTTCCGGGATTACATATGGGCGCGGGAGGCAGTCCGTAGTGCCGGTAGGTATTGAAGTCCGAGGATACTTCAAGGTCCCGGTAGGTCAGGAATTCCGGATGCGGCCTGTCCATTTCCTCTGTCAGGACATACACGACAGTAGCGCATGACTGCAGGGGCATACGGATCTCGAGCCTGTTTTTGAATACCGAAGCTATCAGAGGCGCTTCTTCCGGAAGGCGATATTCCCGTTCCACAATGGAGGCCAGTATGACGGTCTCATGCAGCTCTTCCGGAGCATAGTCTTCGCGCCGGATTCCCGATTCCTCCAGCTTTCCGAAGAAGGTTCCTGCCATGTGGCGCAGAACGGATTCGGGGGCTGTATCAAGGGGCATTCGATAGGTATCCGGATAAAGGTAGCCCTGAAGAGAGTTCCCGGGTATTCCAAGTTCGTCGAGGAGAGACCGGGATTGTGCGGCGGCGATGAAATCATCAGCTTTAACTATACCTTTTTCCTCCAGGATCTGAGCGATCCTCCGCAGAGTCAGGCCCTCGGGAATTGTAACCTGAACAAGAAACTGTTTACCCGTAAGCAGGATATCGTGGACTTCAAACATCGATGCACCTGGTGGCAGACTGTAGTAACCGGTCTGAAGATCATCGTCGGTTTTCATTATCCTGGCATATAATCTCAGAGCAAGAGCTGATCGGATAAATCCGCGGTTCTCCAGCTGTTCGGCGATTATGCCGAGGGAATCGCCGGGACGTACCCGGAAAAAGGCATCCCCCGGCGATGTATCCGGGGCCTTTGTATAGTAAAGCGCGGCTCCGCCGGCTGCCGCCCCTGAAACAGTCAGGACCAGCAGAGCCGCAATCAGAACACGAAGTAGATATCTCATTTCTCGAGTACAAACTCCACTCGCCGGTTTTTCCAGTTGACGCTTCGGTCTCCCGGGTCAGCTATGGTCCTGGTTCCCCCCATACCTGCCACATTCATTCTGGCGGGGTGAATGCCCCGTTCAACGAGAGACTCCCGTACAGTTTTTGCCCGTTCCTCTGATAGGGGTTTCAGCTCCTGTTCTTCCTCCACAGGACCCCGGACGGGATCATTGAAGTAGATCGGGTTGGCGTGTCCCTCGATGGTTATCCGATAATTCCTGTACTTGTTGAGTATCTCGGCAATGCGATCGAGGACAAACATGTTTTTGGCTGCCGTCTCCTCATCCCGTTCGGAATACTGTGCACTGTTCGGCTCAAAAACGATTGAGGCAATCTGTATTTTGAGCTTGTTTCCGTCACGGATAACCAGAACATCCACAGGTATTTTCCCGTTTACCACACTTGTGTTTGCAAGATCATCGTGAATGGTAAAGCGGAAAGGATAATCCTCGGCCGATATGACCAGTTCTCCGCTGTTCGATCGGCCGTCCCAGATCAGTTCCTCCGCGGGCATTCCGGTTCCGGAAAAGCTTGTAAAGAGGTTCATCTCCCGATCGAATATTTCAAATTTCCAGGTTTCGATGGGGCTCAGGTCCTCTACATCGATGCTGAAATGTATTTCGTCATCCACGCCGTCATTATCCGGCGAAAAGGGCAGCGGATCTGCCTGGATGCTCACCACAGGTGATGTAGCATCGACCCGCAGGGCCTTAAGTTCTGCCTGAGGCTGATCCCCTTTCAGATAGTTGACAATAAGCCGCGGTCGGTACAATCCGTCCCGCACTCGCTTCGAATCGCCGGTGCCGTTCCAGAGTATCCTGTCGGGAACCTCGGAACGTCCCTGGAAGCTCGCATAGGACTCTCCCGTAGTTTCATCGACAATTTCGAGTTTCCAGTCAGTAATCCCGTCCCGCAGGTTGACGATGGGGAAGAAGGTGATGGTATCGAATCTGCCATCGTTGTTGGGCGAAACCCTGGACGCGTCGGCGGTAAGATAGGCGCTGGTTTTTCGGGTGTCCATCTCTATTCCATCCAGCTCCACCAGAACCGAGTTTCCGGCGGGATCCGTGGAGCTGAGCCGATACCGGTATTCACCGTCGGGAAGCTGGTTGCCCATCTCATCCCGTCCGTACCATGTCAGGCTGCCGGGCATCTCTTTCCAGCGGTAGCTGCGTACCACGTCTCCCGCCTCGTTGATAATGCTCCCCTGCCACATCTCCTCGGAACTGCCGCTTTGTCGCAGCACAATCTGGTCCCTGCGTCCGTCGCCGTTGGGAGAAAAGAGGGTGTAGGCAGCGCTGAGCTCTGCCCGGGGAGCGATCCGGTCCATAACAAAGCCGGTGGAAACCGATTCGGCGATACTTCCGTTTCTGTCAATCACCCGGATCGCGGCTTTGTAGTTTCCGTCGGGAATTCGGGCCCCGGAGTCTCCGATTCCGTCCCAGCGGTACTGGGCGGCAAGAGAACCGCTTCCGGTATAGGTTTTTACTGTCTGGTTCCCGCTATTGAGAATTGTAATGGTGTAGGATTCAACCCCCTCGGCGACTCTTACATTTGGTTTAATCAGGATTTCATCCTTGATTCCGTCGCCATTGGGCGAGAAGGCATCCGTATCGGTGAAGATGGCGACCACAGTCTCCTTTGTGCTGAGTCGTATGCTGCGGCTCTCTGCGGAAAAGGAGTTGCCAGCTCTGTCTGTGGAGCTCAGAATGTAGCGGTAATCGCCGTCTTCGGTAATTGAACCCTCTTCCGAGGTTCCGTTCCAGATAATCTCCGATTCGGGTTGGTCAATCCACCGGTACTCCCGGATCACCCGGTTGTCAGTGTCGACGATCTGACCGAGCCATTCATGTTCGACACTCGCATCCTGGGTAATGGTAAGGGTGTCCCGATTGCCGTCTCCGTCCGGAGAGAATATCTGGGGCGACGCCGCCACCGTTGCAGCCGGAGCCGTTATATCCAGGGTAAAGACCGGCGAAATTTTGCTCGGTGAATTTCCGTTGCGATATACACCGGATATCCTGGCGGTATAACTTCCCTCCGGCAGAAGAGCACCATTGTTGTTCCGACCGTTAAAACTGTAAGTGGACGGCGGGTCGCTGGTCCCGGATCTGCTCCACTCCACCCTGCCGGCACCGTTAAGGACTTCAAGCTGCCAGCTGACAAGGGATTCCGGGGTCGGGATGTCCAGACCGAAAAGAACAGTATCCTTTACGCCGTCTCCGTTGGGGGAAAACCAGGCGGAATCGATGGAAATGGAAACCGGCCGGGGCTGGGTATCCACTATGATATTTTCAACCGAACGGGAAACCGAGTTACCGGCCCGGTCGGTACTGCTGATGGTATATGTATAGACCCCGTCGGCCACAAGGTTTCCGGAATCATTCGTTCCGCCCCAGACAAGGTCCCCGGGTTCCTGGTCGCGGTATTTTGTTGTGAACACGTTTCTGCCATCGCTTCCGGTTATCTCGATGTCCCACAGCTCTTCCAGGGTCCCGCTCTGGTTGATTCGAATGGTATCCTTGAGCCCGTCGTCGTTGGGAGAAAAAATCAGGTCCAGGGGGGGGATCCCCTGGATATCAACTTCCGGATTCCTGGTATCGATTACCAGGGGATACGGTTCTGTCCGGGACCGGTTGTTATTGTCGTCCCAGGCCTGGAGGGAAAAATAATATACCCCGTCCGGAGCGACGGAACCGTCTTCCGTTGTTCCGTCCCAGCGCAGGGTTTCCGGGATGGGTATTCCGCTCTTTTTTTGAAAGAAGCGGCGGAGAATATCCTTGAAGGTGATTTCCTGGGGTCTCTCTTCCTTGTTTCCGATACTCCTGACAATAGTGCCCTCTTCGTCCCTGATTTCCAGAGCATAACCCTTGATATACCGGGTGTCACGGATAGTAAACGGAAAGGAGAGATCATCCTGCACTCCGTCGTTGTTGGGGGACAGATATACAGCGTCGGGAATTTTATGCAGGACATTTTTTTCTGCAGACTTGTCTTCCTTGGTGTTTTCCTGCTGGACCAGCTGTCGAGACTTGTGGTTCTTGGTTGTATTCTCTTTTCCGCTCAGGCCCTTTATCGACTGCGGGGTCTTCAGGAGACT
Coding sequences within it:
- the dnaG gene encoding DNA primase, which produces MAISHAVINEISDKTSMVDLVSEYTSLRFSGGQYSGLCPFHSEKTPSFSVNEEKKLFYCFGCHKGGNLFQFVMEMESLNFSEAVHYLGQRAGVEILEEKDRQNQSRVGALFDLYAGVTRSFHYLLKETGTGKKALDYLYARGFSDDIIDTFQLGYAPQDPNWLYDFLKKKGYSSDFLAESGLFSRNDSRYPLFRNRLIIPIASTQGRVIAFGGRLLEGEGPKYLNSPETPIFRKSRTLFGLDKAVKAVRSSGRFFLCEGYMDVMALYQAGIPESLAPLGTSFTQDQANLLKRYADRGILLFDNDDAGQAAAAKSIVLCAKSGIETSIAAVAGGKDPADILEKEGGQALQKLLQYTINSLDYLVEKAMARFSAGTPEGKHRILSDLAPFIEAQDSAVKRDGYLGRLSDMLEVNVTALTADLSQKTTPSREVPREQKDPERIGSDLFLMLGAAAYPEHFPFIRQYVNADDLKDARARQLFIILEDAFRRDELDMNAIAQNVDNEEVRGLIFDKAFSGELGPDPKLVLQEALRRVRYGALARRQKDVIRALDRAERNGVSREELKSLLTEKMYLTDELQKLRVRQA
- the mltG gene encoding endolytic transglycosylase MltG, whose product is MRYLLRVLIAALLVLTVSGAAAGGAALYYTKAPDTSPGDAFFRVRPGDSLGIIAEQLENRGFIRSALALRLYARIMKTDDDLQTGYYSLPPGASMFEVHDILLTGKQFLVQVTIPEGLTLRRIAQILEEKGIVKADDFIAAAQSRSLLDELGIPGNSLQGYLYPDTYRMPLDTAPESVLRHMAGTFFGKLEESGIRREDYAPEELHETVILASIVEREYRLPEEAPLIASVFKNRLEIRMPLQSCATVVYVLTEEMDRPHPEFLTYRDLEVSSDFNTYRHYGLPPAPICNPGRTALQSAFSPADTDYLYFLVEDPEIGRHRFTTTLSEHNQAKQLYIKGR
- a CDS encoding T9SS type B sorting domain-containing protein — encoded protein: MRRYKFYLFVMIVAAVTALSPLYGDFNPPPGEESYFRMLSPWTLGTGPSLVSTEAPAAATWNPASAAAVQRMTFDIGYVAIYDTEYDEGIAGHAVNLGNSIPSKLGVFSWSGHLVSSEYEGIDLGTMGALNLGFAKDVYEDLYVGTGLNVYLGSSDSFDWGTTLDVGFIHFPASYRGLNNFRWGLTAKDVGIWYNPSDDYTAVPSPFTLIAGAAFTPVEKDGFALDLSSDFILPSVQNLRWNLGLLAHVDNFLQVGVSSALDARSIFDGDFEAYRFIPSFGLRFSFQTSLSGGDLIDLSGRGWDRGDIQPHFGIAPLSNGAWGAGVGVTLPLGIIDEEAPKIDIDLGDLPYRESRDESPEENTEDSVSLIEQPYGDSIISLLKTPQSIKGLSGKENTTKNHKSRQLVQQENTKEDKSAEKNVLHKIPDAVYLSPNNDGVQDDLSFPFTIRDTRYIKGYALEIRDEEGTIVRSIGNKEERPQEITFKDILRRFFQKKSGIPIPETLRWDGTTEDGSVAPDGVYYFSLQAWDDNNNRSRTEPYPLVIDTRNPEVDIQGIPPLDLIFSPNDDGLKDTIRINQSGTLEELWDIEITGSDGRNVFTTKYRDQEPGDLVWGGTNDSGNLVADGVYTYTISSTDRAGNSVSRSVENIIVDTQPRPVSISIDSAWFSPNGDGVKDTVLFGLDIPTPESLVSWQLEVLNGAGRVEWSRSGTSDPPSTYSFNGRNNNGALLPEGSYTARISGVYRNGNSPSKISPVFTLDITAPAATVAASPQIFSPDGDGNRDTLTITQDASVEHEWLGQIVDTDNRVIREYRWIDQPESEIIWNGTSEEGSITEDGDYRYILSSTDRAGNSFSAESRSIRLSTKETVVAIFTDTDAFSPNGDGIKDEILIKPNVRVAEGVESYTITILNSGNQTVKTYTGSGSLAAQYRWDGIGDSGARIPDGNYKAAIRVIDRNGSIAESVSTGFVMDRIAPRAELSAAYTLFSPNGDGRRDQIVLRQSGSSEEMWQGSIINEAGDVVRSYRWKEMPGSLTWYGRDEMGNQLPDGEYRYRLSSTDPAGNSVLVELDGIEMDTRKTSAYLTADASRVSPNNDGRFDTITFFPIVNLRDGITDWKLEIVDETTGESYASFQGRSEVPDRILWNGTGDSKRVRDGLYRPRLIVNYLKGDQPQAELKALRVDATSPVVSIQADPLPFSPDNDGVDDEIHFSIDVEDLSPIETWKFEIFDREMNLFTSFSGTGMPAEELIWDGRSNSGELVISAEDYPFRFTIHDDLANTSVVNGKIPVDVLVIRDGNKLKIQIASIVFEPNSAQYSERDEETAAKNMFVLDRIAEILNKYRNYRITIEGHANPIYFNDPVRGPVEEEQELKPLSEERAKTVRESLVERGIHPARMNVAGMGGTRTIADPGDRSVNWKNRRVEFVLEK